One region of Baekduia soli genomic DNA includes:
- the soxR gene encoding redox-sensitive transcriptional activator SoxR: protein MSTELLTIGEVARRSGVAASALRFYEERGLITSDRAGSGRRRYPRATLRRIAFIVFAQRVGLSLEEIAAELARLPGDRVPGRRDWDRLSRGWARRIDERIAELERLRGSLTECIGCGCLSMQRCRLANPGDRAGRGGPGPRYWMGDPRGA from the coding sequence GTGTCCACCGAGCTGCTGACCATCGGCGAGGTCGCCCGGCGCAGCGGCGTCGCGGCCTCGGCGCTGCGCTTCTACGAGGAGCGCGGGCTCATCACGTCGGACCGCGCGGGCTCGGGCCGCCGGCGCTATCCGCGCGCCACGCTGCGCCGGATCGCGTTCATCGTCTTCGCCCAGCGGGTGGGACTGAGCCTGGAGGAGATCGCGGCCGAGCTGGCGCGCCTGCCCGGCGACCGCGTGCCGGGCCGCCGCGACTGGGACCGCCTGTCGCGCGGCTGGGCGCGGCGCATCGACGAGCGGATCGCCGAGCTCGAGCGCCTCCGCGGCTCGCTGACGGAGTGCATCGGCTGCGGCTGCCTGTCCATGCAGCGCTGCCGGCTGGCCAACCCGGGCGACCGCGCCGGCCGCGGGGGACCGGGGCCGCGCTACTGGATGGGCGACCCGCGCGGCGCCTGA
- a CDS encoding carboxylate-amine ligase, producing the protein MSLDLERAAEGFATSTDWTVGLEEEFSLLDPDTLDLVPRFEELRDAATATDPVLAESISGELICSEIEIRSGRGTDLADALARQRDVRRRLFDLAAGRGLLLGSTGTHPLADYRLQRNIDTEHYRRVVDGLQYVARRNNTFSLHVHVGVRGADRAIRVCDRLRPVLPTLLALSANSTGVDGLDSGLHSARTQTFTKSFPRCGIPDAFGTWDAYAQYIDLLTRTRSIVEYTQVWWSVRPHFSFGTVEVRICDAQATAGESDALAALITACVAQAARDEDEGRPHADLPGRLLEENLWRAIRFGMDGRQIDLQRLDEEPAAAAVQRLLSWTAPVRAELGIDPVLAALNGAQRQRRALDAGTPLEEVFATSVQETRQTYAQEVPAR; encoded by the coding sequence TTGAGCCTGGATCTCGAACGCGCCGCGGAGGGCTTCGCGACGTCGACGGACTGGACGGTCGGCCTGGAGGAGGAGTTCTCCCTCCTGGACCCCGACACGCTCGACCTCGTGCCGCGGTTCGAGGAGCTCCGCGACGCCGCGACGGCCACCGACCCGGTGCTCGCCGAGTCGATCTCCGGCGAGCTCATCTGCAGCGAGATCGAGATCCGGTCCGGCCGTGGGACCGACCTGGCCGACGCGCTGGCCCGCCAGCGCGACGTCCGCCGGCGCCTGTTCGACCTCGCCGCGGGCCGCGGCCTGCTCCTGGGCTCGACGGGCACCCACCCGCTGGCCGACTACCGCCTGCAGCGCAACATCGACACGGAGCACTACCGCCGGGTCGTCGACGGGCTGCAGTACGTCGCACGGCGCAACAACACGTTCTCGCTGCACGTCCACGTCGGCGTGCGCGGCGCCGACCGCGCGATCCGCGTCTGCGACCGCCTGCGCCCCGTGCTGCCGACGCTCCTGGCGCTCAGCGCGAACTCCACCGGCGTCGACGGCCTGGACTCGGGCCTGCACTCGGCCCGCACCCAGACGTTCACCAAGAGCTTCCCGCGCTGCGGCATCCCCGACGCGTTCGGCACCTGGGACGCCTACGCGCAGTACATCGACCTGCTGACCCGCACGCGGTCCATCGTCGAGTACACCCAGGTCTGGTGGTCGGTGCGCCCGCACTTCTCCTTCGGCACGGTCGAGGTCCGCATCTGCGACGCACAGGCCACGGCGGGGGAGAGCGACGCCCTCGCGGCGCTCATCACCGCCTGCGTGGCCCAGGCCGCTCGCGACGAGGACGAGGGACGTCCGCACGCCGACCTGCCGGGGCGCCTGCTGGAGGAGAACCTCTGGCGCGCGATCCGCTTCGGGATGGACGGCCGGCAGATCGACCTGCAGCGGCTGGACGAGGAGCCCGCGGCGGCCGCGGTGCAGCGTCTGCTTTCCTGGACGGCCCCCGTCCGCGCCGAGCTCGGGATCGATCCCGTCCTCGCCGCGCTCAACGGGGCCCAGCGCCAGCGGCGCGCGCTCGATGCCGGCACGCCGCTGGAGGAGGTCTTCGCGACCTCCGTGCAGGAGACCCGGCAGACCTACGCCCAGGAGGTGCCAGCACGATGA
- a CDS encoding glycosyltransferase codes for MTSEEHSSTPRHILLLTDRDWTHPQGGGTGTNLHGQVSRWIAWGHRVTVIAGSYPGAARLEQPHPLLTIHRMGGRMTVFGRAALATWRGVGRDADVVLEVVNGIAFFTPLWWWLRAPRVTLVHHVHQDHYVAEMGRRGRLAALVAERLPLQTLYRHHQFLTISDSARRDLIGLGIPADQIHVAYLGVEPEAFAQGRRSEQPTLLYLGRLKQYKRLEVLLDVLEGIPGARLEVAGEGDHRAALEAEIDARGLHDRVTLHGFVTEEDKRELYARAWVNLTASSAEGWCLTVMEAAAAGTPSAAMAVGGLPESIVDEQTGLLADTPEELARKVARLVADPDRRDELGEAARARARGFTWDGTARANLTVLEHVADARRPRLRDAMRRSETGAAAGLAGATLLNNAVQLVFVVLFSRLLGADGYGALAAIVSGFLILMVGGQSVQVAAAREATLGHLGAGGGLRGTLARWTRQLIAATVVLAALGVLVRHPLAHLLGTPEHPWAAASLLPTGSLWLLLSLQRGVLQGLRAYAPVGISIVGEAFGRILCGLALWGVGLGVTGAYLGNPLAFVLMALWLSRRLAQMLGPLPDGPPQATRPLSGLVGDNWLPLLGLLLLAVLQNVDVIVGRHEFHGDSAGSYAVAAVAAKSVVWVAIGVGLQLLPEATRRAAAGLDPRPALLRALGVLAAVAAPALIIFALIPHFLLRVAFGPDLTEASGALPVLGVAMTLLAVAYLTVQYMVALGELRFVWVLGVVAVVEPFLLSAGHFTLLSYATVVLGLQLVAASAVLALGLRARRGAPVAQTA; via the coding sequence GTGACGTCCGAGGAGCACTCCAGCACCCCGCGGCACATCCTGCTGCTCACCGACCGCGACTGGACCCACCCCCAGGGCGGCGGCACGGGCACCAACCTCCACGGCCAGGTCTCGCGCTGGATCGCGTGGGGGCACCGCGTCACGGTCATCGCGGGCTCCTACCCCGGCGCCGCCCGCCTCGAGCAGCCCCACCCGCTGCTGACGATCCACCGCATGGGCGGCCGCATGACCGTCTTCGGGCGCGCCGCGCTGGCCACGTGGCGCGGGGTCGGGCGCGACGCCGACGTCGTCCTGGAGGTCGTCAACGGCATCGCGTTCTTCACGCCGCTGTGGTGGTGGCTGCGCGCGCCGCGGGTCACGCTGGTCCACCACGTCCACCAGGACCACTACGTCGCCGAGATGGGCCGGCGCGGGCGCCTGGCCGCCCTGGTGGCCGAGCGCCTGCCGCTGCAGACGCTCTACCGCCACCACCAGTTCCTGACCATCTCGGACTCGGCGCGCCGCGACCTCATCGGCCTGGGCATCCCGGCCGACCAGATCCACGTCGCCTACCTCGGCGTGGAGCCCGAGGCGTTCGCGCAGGGCCGGCGCAGCGAGCAGCCCACGCTGCTCTACCTCGGGCGCCTCAAGCAGTACAAGCGCCTCGAGGTCCTCCTCGACGTCCTGGAGGGCATCCCGGGCGCACGGCTGGAGGTCGCCGGCGAGGGGGACCACCGCGCCGCGCTGGAGGCCGAGATCGACGCGCGGGGCCTGCACGACCGCGTGACGCTGCACGGCTTCGTCACCGAGGAGGACAAGCGCGAGCTCTACGCGCGGGCGTGGGTCAACCTCACGGCCTCCTCGGCCGAGGGCTGGTGCCTGACGGTCATGGAGGCCGCCGCCGCCGGCACGCCGAGCGCGGCGATGGCCGTCGGCGGGCTGCCCGAGTCGATCGTCGACGAGCAGACCGGCCTGCTGGCCGACACCCCGGAGGAGCTGGCCCGCAAGGTCGCCCGCCTGGTGGCCGACCCCGACCGCCGCGACGAGCTCGGCGAGGCGGCGCGCGCCCGCGCCCGCGGCTTCACCTGGGACGGGACCGCCCGGGCCAACCTGACGGTCCTCGAGCACGTCGCCGACGCGCGCCGGCCGCGGCTGCGCGACGCGATGCGCCGGTCCGAGACCGGCGCCGCGGCCGGGCTGGCGGGCGCGACGCTGCTCAACAACGCCGTCCAGCTCGTCTTCGTCGTGCTCTTCAGCCGTCTGCTGGGCGCCGACGGCTACGGCGCGCTCGCCGCGATCGTCTCGGGCTTCCTGATCCTCATGGTCGGCGGCCAGTCCGTGCAGGTCGCGGCCGCGCGCGAGGCGACCCTCGGCCACCTGGGCGCGGGCGGCGGGCTCCGGGGCACGCTCGCGCGCTGGACGCGCCAGCTCATCGCCGCGACCGTCGTGCTGGCCGCGCTCGGCGTCCTCGTGCGCCATCCGCTGGCCCACCTGCTGGGCACGCCCGAGCATCCGTGGGCCGCGGCGTCGCTGCTGCCGACGGGGTCGCTGTGGCTGCTGCTGTCGCTGCAGCGCGGCGTGCTGCAGGGGCTGAGGGCCTACGCGCCCGTCGGGATCTCGATCGTCGGCGAGGCGTTCGGGCGGATCCTCTGCGGGCTGGCGCTGTGGGGCGTCGGGCTCGGCGTGACGGGCGCCTACCTGGGCAACCCGCTGGCCTTCGTGCTCATGGCGCTGTGGCTCTCGCGCCGGCTGGCGCAGATGCTCGGCCCGCTGCCCGACGGCCCACCGCAGGCCACGCGGCCGCTGAGCGGCCTGGTCGGCGACAACTGGCTGCCGCTGCTGGGCCTGCTGCTGCTCGCCGTGCTGCAGAACGTCGACGTGATCGTCGGGCGCCACGAGTTCCACGGCGACTCCGCCGGGTCCTACGCGGTGGCCGCCGTCGCCGCCAAGTCCGTGGTGTGGGTCGCGATCGGCGTCGGCCTGCAGCTGCTGCCCGAGGCCACGCGCCGCGCCGCCGCCGGCCTGGACCCGCGCCCCGCGCTGCTGCGGGCGCTCGGCGTGCTGGCGGCCGTCGCGGCGCCGGCGCTCATCATCTTCGCGCTCATCCCCCACTTCCTGCTGCGCGTGGCGTTCGGCCCGGACCTCACGGAGGCCTCGGGTGCGCTGCCCGTGCTGGGCGTGGCGATGACCCTGCTGGCGGTGGCCTACCTCACCGTGCAGTACATGGTCGCGCTCGGCGAGCTGCGCTTCGTGTGGGTCCTCGGCGTCGTGGCGGTCGTGGAGCCGTTCCTGCTGAGCGCCGGGCACTTCACGCTGCTGTCCTACGCCACCGTGGTGCTGGGCCTGCAGCTCGTGGCGGCCTCCGCCGTCCTGGCCCTCGGGCTGCGCGCGCGCCGCGGCGCGCCGGTGGCGCAGACGGCCTGA
- the tsaD gene encoding tRNA (adenosine(37)-N6)-threonylcarbamoyltransferase complex transferase subunit TsaD — MILAIETSCDDTCAALVTHDGEIRANVISSQGVHDRYGGVVPEVAGRRHLELATPVIDDALARAGATLDDVDLVAVTAGPGLVGALLVGVATAKGLAAARGLPLAAVDHLQGHVAANFLRLGPEPGQAPLEPPFLCLIASGGHTFLARVDDHRGFSVLGATLDDAAGEAIDKGARLLGLPFPGGPHLERLAAEGDPGAFAFPTSRNLRGLDFSFAGLKTALLYKVRDLGDDEAQARRADLAASYQHAIVEQLAVRVARALQDTGLDRLAVGGGVAANGPLRERLGALAPVVRIPPRELCTDNAAMIASAARYVDPVAFPGYLGLEVHATGQRAL; from the coding sequence GTGATCCTCGCCATCGAGACGTCATGCGACGACACGTGCGCGGCGCTCGTGACCCACGACGGCGAGATCCGCGCGAACGTCATCTCCTCCCAGGGCGTGCACGACCGCTACGGCGGCGTGGTGCCCGAGGTCGCCGGCCGCCGCCACCTCGAGCTGGCCACGCCGGTCATCGACGACGCGCTCGCCCGCGCGGGGGCCACGCTGGACGACGTCGACCTCGTCGCGGTCACCGCGGGGCCGGGCCTGGTCGGCGCGCTGCTCGTCGGCGTGGCCACGGCCAAGGGCCTGGCGGCCGCGCGCGGCCTGCCGCTGGCCGCCGTCGACCACCTCCAGGGCCACGTGGCGGCCAACTTCCTGCGCCTGGGCCCCGAGCCCGGCCAGGCCCCGCTGGAGCCGCCGTTCCTGTGCCTCATCGCCAGCGGCGGCCACACGTTCCTGGCCCGCGTCGATGACCACCGCGGCTTCAGCGTGCTCGGCGCCACGCTGGACGACGCCGCCGGGGAGGCCATCGACAAGGGCGCGCGGCTGCTCGGCCTCCCGTTCCCGGGCGGCCCGCACCTCGAGCGCCTGGCCGCCGAGGGCGACCCCGGCGCCTTCGCGTTCCCGACGTCGCGCAACCTCCGCGGCCTGGACTTCTCGTTCGCCGGCTTGAAGACCGCGCTGCTCTACAAGGTCCGCGATCTCGGCGACGACGAGGCGCAGGCGCGCCGCGCCGACCTGGCGGCCTCCTACCAGCACGCGATCGTCGAGCAGCTCGCCGTCCGGGTGGCGCGCGCGCTGCAGGACACGGGCCTGGACCGCCTGGCCGTGGGCGGCGGGGTCGCCGCCAACGGGCCGCTGCGCGAGCGCCTCGGCGCCCTGGCCCCCGTGGTGCGCATCCCGCCGCGGGAGCTGTGCACCGACAACGCGGCGATGATCGCCAGCGCCGCGCGCTACGTCGACCCCGTCGCGTTCCCGGGCTACCTCGGCCTCGAGGTGCACGCCACGGGCCAGCGCGCGCTCTAG
- the tsaE gene encoding tRNA (adenosine(37)-N6)-threonylcarbamoyltransferase complex ATPase subunit type 1 TsaE, whose product MPRCWSWASACGCAPPLSASSDSRPTTTTTAAAEQTEAVGAALAARLSPGDVVLLAGEMGSGKTTFVRGAARALGYDGPVTSPTFTIGRRYDGRVPIAHLDLHRLASLDDEDPALLDDYLTPDAVAFVEWPEVAEPGLEHVRARVTLAHAGGDRRTITVEPAGGSS is encoded by the coding sequence GTGCCGCGCTGCTGGTCGTGGGCATCGGCCTGCGGCTGCGCTCCGCCCCTGAGCGCTTCTAGCGACAGCCGCCCCACGACCACGACCACGGCCGCCGCCGAGCAGACCGAGGCCGTCGGCGCCGCGCTGGCCGCGCGGCTGAGCCCCGGCGACGTCGTCCTGCTCGCCGGCGAGATGGGATCGGGCAAGACCACGTTCGTGCGCGGCGCCGCCCGGGCGCTGGGCTACGACGGGCCTGTGACGAGCCCGACGTTCACGATCGGGCGCCGCTACGACGGCCGGGTGCCGATCGCCCACCTCGACCTGCACCGCCTCGCCTCGCTGGACGACGAGGACCCGGCGCTCCTGGACGACTACCTCACGCCGGACGCCGTCGCGTTCGTCGAGTGGCCCGAGGTGGCCGAACCCGGCCTGGAGCACGTGCGTGCCCGCGTGACCCTCGCGCACGCGGGCGGGGACCGCCGGACGATCACGGTCGAGCCGGCCGGGGGCTCCTCGTGA
- a CDS encoding bifunctional lysylphosphatidylglycerol flippase/synthetase MprF, with protein sequence MRIHEWHLGLAVGAAAAAWRLLAGGPAIAVAVLAIVASWLMAKDWRDLPGVGGDRRDTGAWRLGLHRPPDAPALPPARDRVPAAAAAATAATGLLNVLSAVTQELPLRLRDLLAIAPGGDVRVAHALALPVGVALTCAAWPLARRRRRALHGAVALLAAVGVLNVLKGLDLEEAMVSWALAAVLWRSRAAFWVGHERPASAALALRVVLLPALALAVGTAVVALAAGHAAPVPGAGATPRVAARLLTLSGGTSFHGAFGWVPLGLGLLGLGTALAVAAAVLEPLRPANLGGALDRRRAAAIVRRHGTDTLSAFKLRHDLHRLWSPDGQAMVAFRIEAGSMLLAGDPVGPERARAAMLEQAVDWAHRHGLGFGVVGATEDFALLARRVGVRRLYLGDEAILPTGVMDLSGGARKTMRKAVNRVARHGYTAELRTVGDLDTATVARLGEVSDAWRDGEPERGFSMAHDALVDELLPDALVVLGRDADGVVRGFLHFVPVFGRSAMSLGFMRRERDTPNGLTEFLVVESARLLADLGVEEFSLNFAAYGRWLRAPSGRLERVLAIGLRRADRWFQVQRLLSFNAKFDPRWQPRYLLFERPAQLPRICLASMWAEGQLPRLRLPGAAGAGPEPSPRDA encoded by the coding sequence GTGCGGATCCACGAATGGCACCTCGGCCTCGCCGTCGGCGCCGCCGCGGCGGCCTGGCGCCTGCTGGCCGGCGGCCCGGCCATCGCGGTCGCGGTCCTGGCGATCGTGGCGTCCTGGCTGATGGCCAAGGACTGGCGCGACCTGCCCGGCGTGGGCGGCGACCGGCGCGACACGGGCGCGTGGCGCCTGGGCCTGCACCGGCCGCCCGACGCCCCGGCCCTGCCCCCGGCCCGCGACCGCGTGCCCGCCGCGGCCGCGGCGGCCACCGCGGCCACCGGCCTGCTCAACGTGCTCTCCGCGGTGACCCAGGAGCTGCCGCTGCGCCTGCGCGACCTGCTGGCGATCGCGCCCGGCGGCGACGTCCGCGTCGCCCATGCGCTGGCGCTGCCGGTCGGCGTCGCGCTGACGTGCGCCGCCTGGCCGCTGGCGCGCCGACGCCGGCGCGCGCTGCACGGCGCCGTCGCGCTGCTGGCCGCCGTCGGCGTCCTGAACGTCCTCAAGGGCCTGGACCTCGAGGAGGCCATGGTCAGCTGGGCGCTCGCCGCGGTGCTGTGGCGCTCGCGCGCGGCGTTCTGGGTCGGCCACGAGCGCCCGGCGTCGGCGGCGCTGGCCCTGCGCGTCGTGCTCCTGCCCGCCCTCGCGCTGGCCGTCGGCACCGCCGTCGTGGCGCTGGCCGCCGGGCACGCCGCGCCCGTCCCCGGCGCCGGGGCGACGCCCCGCGTCGCCGCCCGGCTGCTGACGCTCTCGGGCGGCACGAGCTTCCACGGCGCGTTCGGCTGGGTCCCCCTCGGCCTCGGGCTGCTCGGCCTCGGCACCGCGCTGGCCGTGGCGGCCGCGGTCCTGGAGCCGCTGCGCCCCGCCAACCTGGGCGGCGCGCTGGACCGCCGCCGCGCGGCCGCGATCGTGCGCCGGCACGGCACCGACACGCTGAGCGCCTTCAAGCTGCGCCACGACCTGCACCGGCTCTGGTCGCCCGACGGCCAGGCGATGGTCGCCTTCCGCATCGAGGCCGGCTCCATGCTGCTGGCCGGCGACCCGGTCGGTCCCGAGCGGGCACGCGCGGCGATGCTCGAGCAGGCCGTCGACTGGGCCCACCGCCACGGGCTGGGCTTCGGCGTCGTCGGCGCCACGGAGGACTTCGCCCTCCTGGCGCGCCGCGTCGGCGTGCGGCGCCTGTACCTCGGCGACGAGGCGATCCTGCCCACAGGCGTCATGGACCTCTCCGGCGGCGCGCGCAAGACGATGCGCAAGGCCGTCAACCGCGTCGCGCGCCACGGCTACACCGCCGAGCTGCGCACGGTCGGCGACCTGGACACGGCGACGGTCGCGCGCCTGGGCGAGGTGTCGGACGCGTGGCGCGACGGCGAGCCCGAGCGCGGGTTCTCCATGGCCCACGACGCGCTCGTCGACGAGCTGCTGCCCGACGCCCTGGTCGTCCTGGGGCGCGACGCCGACGGCGTCGTGCGCGGCTTCCTGCACTTCGTGCCCGTCTTCGGCCGCTCGGCGATGTCGCTGGGCTTCATGCGCCGCGAGCGCGACACGCCCAACGGGCTGACCGAGTTCCTCGTCGTGGAGTCCGCCCGCCTGCTCGCCGACCTCGGCGTGGAGGAGTTCTCGCTGAACTTCGCCGCCTACGGGCGCTGGCTGCGCGCCCCGTCGGGCCGGCTGGAGCGCGTGCTGGCGATCGGCCTGCGCCGCGCCGACCGCTGGTTCCAGGTCCAGCGGCTGCTGAGCTTCAACGCGAAGTTCGACCCGCGCTGGCAGCCGCGCTACCTGCTCTTCGAGCGCCCGGCCCAGCTGCCGCGCATCTGCCTGGCCTCCATGTGGGCCGAGGGCCAGCTGCCGCGCCTGCGCCTGCCGGGCGCCGCCGGCGCCGGGCCCGAGCCCTCGCCCCGCGACGCCTAG
- the rimI gene encoding ribosomal protein S18-alanine N-acetyltransferase: MTPPDLHIRRLTYADLPQVIAIERRAFPTPWSLAMFVLELSKPSGICLAALDAGAIVGYCICSRYDTIWHIMNVAVAPERRREGLATALLSDLLGRVQEPEPRFTLEVRTSNTGAMTLYERHGFRAAGRRRRYYQDNGEDAVIMWRTPATLRGSLDDIPNAVDPLKRAIGQ, encoded by the coding sequence GTGACGCCTCCCGACCTGCACATCCGCCGCCTGACCTACGCCGACCTCCCGCAGGTCATCGCGATCGAGCGGCGCGCGTTCCCCACGCCGTGGTCGCTGGCGATGTTCGTGCTCGAACTCAGCAAGCCGTCGGGCATCTGCCTGGCCGCGCTGGACGCGGGCGCGATCGTGGGCTACTGCATCTGCTCGCGCTACGACACGATCTGGCACATCATGAACGTGGCCGTGGCGCCGGAGCGCCGCCGCGAGGGCCTGGCCACCGCGCTGCTCTCCGATCTCCTCGGCCGCGTCCAGGAGCCCGAGCCGCGGTTCACGCTCGAGGTGCGCACGAGCAACACGGGGGCGATGACGCTCTACGAGCGCCACGGCTTCCGGGCCGCCGGCCGGCGGCGCCGCTACTACCAGGACAACGGGGAGGACGCCGTGATCATGTGGCGGACCCCCGCGACCCTGCGCGGCTCGCTGGACGACATCCCCAACGCCGTCGACCCGCTCAAGCGGGCGATCGGCCAGTGA
- a CDS encoding LPXTG cell wall anchor domain-containing protein has product MPSVCRRIAVLLAVACLGAALPVSLALAQGAGDQQYQDPFGGSAKTTTSGSGSAKAKTITTPSGTLSPTPQGGSGTSGSGSSGGSGTSPGTSTGPTPSTTTSTGASAQTLPNTGTDARVLVIAGAALLVVGIGLRLRSAPERF; this is encoded by the coding sequence GTGCCGTCCGTTTGCCGCCGGATCGCGGTGCTGCTCGCTGTCGCCTGCCTGGGAGCCGCCCTGCCCGTGAGCCTCGCCCTCGCCCAGGGCGCGGGCGATCAGCAGTACCAGGACCCGTTCGGCGGGTCGGCGAAGACGACGACCTCGGGCTCGGGCTCGGCGAAGGCCAAGACGATCACGACGCCCAGCGGCACCCTCTCGCCCACGCCCCAGGGCGGCTCGGGCACCTCCGGGTCGGGCTCGTCGGGCGGCTCGGGGACATCCCCGGGGACGTCCACCGGCCCGACGCCGTCGACGACGACGTCGACGGGCGCCTCCGCGCAGACGCTGCCCAACACGGGCACCGACGCGCGCGTCCTGGTCATCGCCGGTGCCGCGCTGCTGGTCGTGGGCATCGGCCTGCGGCTGCGCTCCGCCCCTGAGCGCTTCTAG
- a CDS encoding glutaredoxin family protein, which translates to MDLYGRPGCHLCDDARAQLLALRAELAFELVEHDIEADDHLLRRYLERIPVIALDGEELFDFFLDEPGLRRRLGTVGDR; encoded by the coding sequence GTGGACCTCTACGGCCGTCCCGGCTGCCATCTTTGCGACGACGCCCGCGCGCAGCTGCTCGCGCTGCGCGCTGAGCTGGCCTTCGAGCTCGTCGAGCACGACATCGAGGCCGATGACCACCTCCTGCGTCGCTACCTGGAGCGGATCCCGGTGATCGCGCTCGACGGCGAGGAGCTGTTCGACTTCTTCCTGGACGAGCCCGGGTTGCGCAGGCGCCTCGGTACAGTTGGCGACCGATGA
- a CDS encoding redox-sensing transcriptional repressor Rex → MSVGDLTKPHGAGDTNGADDTEPVPDRLSLGVAARLARYLQVLTKAKKEGKETISSQELSSFTQVNSTQIRRDLSGFGKFGKRGVGYNVDGLVSQIRKILRTAGQHNIALFGAGHLGRAIASSDVFADHGFRVVAIFDADPEKVGTSVGALQVRDVATVPQVVEDEDIVVGVLAVPSSAAQTLADQLVLSGVKIIFNYSESLLRVPPEVTVHTSSPAVDLLYALYFYLT, encoded by the coding sequence ATGAGCGTCGGGGATCTGACCAAGCCGCACGGTGCCGGGGACACGAACGGCGCCGACGACACCGAGCCGGTCCCCGACCGCCTGTCGCTCGGGGTCGCCGCCCGCCTGGCGCGCTACCTCCAGGTCCTGACGAAGGCCAAGAAGGAGGGCAAGGAGACGATCTCCTCCCAGGAGCTCTCCTCGTTCACCCAGGTCAACTCGACGCAGATCCGCCGCGACCTCTCCGGCTTCGGCAAGTTCGGCAAGCGCGGCGTCGGCTACAACGTCGACGGACTGGTCTCCCAGATCCGCAAGATCCTGCGCACCGCCGGCCAGCACAACATCGCGCTCTTCGGCGCCGGCCATCTCGGCCGCGCCATCGCCTCCTCCGACGTGTTCGCCGACCACGGCTTCCGCGTCGTCGCCATCTTCGACGCCGACCCGGAGAAGGTCGGGACGTCGGTCGGCGCGCTGCAGGTGCGCGACGTCGCCACGGTCCCGCAGGTCGTCGAGGACGAGGACATCGTCGTCGGCGTGCTCGCCGTGCCCAGCTCGGCCGCCCAGACGCTCGCCGACCAGCTCGTGCTGTCCGGCGTGAAGATCATCTTCAACTACTCCGAGTCGCTGCTTCGTGTCCCGCCGGAGGTGACCGTGCACACCTCGAGTCCCGCGGTCGACCTCCTGTACGCGCTCTACTTCTACCTGACCTAG